In Phaseolus vulgaris cultivar G19833 chromosome 3, P. vulgaris v2.0, whole genome shotgun sequence, the sequence CAGGCCCAAGTACAGGATACCAAAAGAAAATTTAGATACCTTGAGTGCAGGAACAAGTTTTACAGGCTCAATAAGTGCAATTTTGCCCAAACACTCTGCCACTACATTGCGCACTCCCTCTTCCTCACTTTCACAGTGGTTGAAGAGTAAATTAAGTATTTTCTCCACACTGGACTCTTGAAACTCTGCATTATCTACAGATTGTCTCACAATAACCTGTCAGGTAGGGGGCGAGAGAATTgtgtatattaatattaaactaaacatttgtGAAAAATCTTGATactgtatatatttaataatagaaaGAAATCACAACCAACAAGATAGAGTTTGTAAGACAACCTCTTTCAAAGAATGAAGCAAGAGATATTGTTTCTTCTGTTGattatcaatctgatccaagaTAAATGGCAAGTATTTTGGAAGATTACCAACAGCAATGTTACCAAGAGCATATGAGGCAGCAGACTTTATCTCTTCAAAAGGAGACTGGAAAGATTCAATAACAATGTTTTCTATGTGTTCATGTGTACTTAGATCCTTCCTTCTACCAATCTCCCCCAAGCATAAAAGGGCAAGGTGCTGCTTAGCCTTTGAAAATTAGAAGGGAAAAACATTAATGACCACTAAATACAGAAGACATGAACAATCTATTTTTGAAGCAATGTACTTTATTTCCTAATGGAGAGCAGTGTTGGGAACAAGAATTCTATGGTATATTCTGAAGATCTTCATAAGATGATAAAATATGCCATGATAGCATGATATTCTATTAGTTGAAAATACTATTGAAGGTATTCTAACAGAGACCATAgccatttgaaaaaaaaaatagagaagagAAACTGGAAATCACAGGATAAAAGTGATAGCAGACTAACATTTATAAACTGTACGATCAGATTGAATTAAAGCAGGCTGTATCAACATAAATAGTAAATACTAAGGAGATGGATTATCGAGAAAACATTGACGATGCACATATAAGATAAGCGTATCCAATATGTcaatacaattatttttaaaatgataggATATGATGCGTGCaagatatatatttaaaaatgtataaaaattaataaaacataataaatatacaaCTACAAGTGTGCAAATACCAAACAAAATCACATTTCTCAGGTATTATTCcaagtaaaaaaatttaaatcctTGTCATCATAAATTACTTTGTACTATTGCATATAGAAATAACACTATCAATCTCATtacttttcaaaaataattcataaagaCAACTTTGGTTTTACAAAGAGACAACGTTCCTATAGTTCTATATTACCCAAACTTATATATTTCTTGTAGTTTTATTGGATATAAACGTTTTAAGAGATTGGAAAATTCACATACATGTATAAACGAAGTACCCAAAAGTATCGGTGTAGGATACATGAAACAAATTAGAGTATTGGTGCTTCACATGTTTGAGTACTACATGGATAAGTATCAGTATGGATACATGAAGCAAATTGAAGTATCGGTGCTTCGTAACAGTAGAAACTCGAGAGAAAAAACTTACCGAATTAGAACTACTGTCATCCTTGAGAATGTCAGTGAGCATTTTCACTGTAGATGAACACTTCTGATCACCAGCAGCAAGGCATAGAACAGCCACACACTGGGCAATCGAATGCAAAGCTTGTTTAGCAATGCCACCTGACTGAGGAGAAGGCTTAGCACAGGCAAGTAGTGACTCTAGCAGAGAATCAAAACTAGTATTTGCAGAGTAGACTAAAGCGGCAAAAAAGTTTTGCAAAGCCTGTAGCAATAAGCAAAAGAAAACCCTTATAATGCATATATAACACTTCATATAAACTGGGACAAGATCAGGCACATGTGTAAAACTTACCAAAAGTGCTTGCCCCTGCAACAATGAGCTTTTAATTAATGTTAGAGCTTGAGGAAGAACTTTGTTTCTAACAGCCAAACCAATACTTTGATTTGACCTCTTATCACCCATTAATGTGCAGCAGAGTTCCAGGGCAAGAGCTGTCATGTGCAAGTCAGAATCACTGAAACACAAGCAACAAAATTAAGCAACAAAAAATGGAAACAATTATTCCATATAACCTATACCAATGTACAGAAAGTAGATTAGTAAGACAAACCTAATTAGTCCAGACAGTTCTACAATAATAACTTCATAAGCAGACAACACAATCTTATCACCGTAAGCAACTATAAGTGAATTCAAGGTTCCCAAGGTAGCCTGTCTTAAAGCACGATTAGCCTGTTTGTAAACCAGTAAAACAAGGCTTAGCATATTTCACATGTTACAGTGGGAAACTCTCAAGAATATAAGCAAATTgaacttaaaataaaatcaccTACATGAAATTTCAAGAAAATGCATCATAAGCTGATAAACATATTATAGTGAGAAGAATAGCATACTTTTCGAAGGAATGCAGTCAACTCTGCTACCACATGCTCCAGAACACATGACAGATCCACCCGAAGTGGAGAAGCGGCAATGACGGCAAATGCCTGCATAAGAATGGTAACATTCAAGAGACATCAGCAGCTAGCTACACAAGTACTTATAgaaaaaacaactaaaatatttcaatttaaataattgcACATTTAATTGCCACTACTTTGGATAAGGGAAGAGTTTAATCCCCAGATTGGTTAGGTTGGGTATGTAGAAAAATTTGCACCAAAACTGATTTAAAATCCTGATCCTTGAGACATCGACAAAAAATAACTCTCTTCTGACTGAATTCTACAGCTCCACTTGGTTCCACCCAAAAAAGGCCTAGTTGTGAAGCACCAGAAAACAATCTCACGAAGCTTCAGTGGTGACAAACCTGATAAATCTATTTAATTGCAAATTTTTAAAGTTGCATTTTCAGTAAGTTTTGTAGTTGCCAATATCAAGACAAAAATCCAACAGTGGCATCCATTCACATGATTAAGTTTCATTTGAGATGAAAAGGACGACAAGGACATAGCAGCagtatgaataaaataattaatggcAAGGGCTTAGTTTgaccaaatatatttttaaaacaaataatacaATGTATATATAAACTTTTAGTCTCCATATATTTTTAGAATGTGTTGTCCCTTGACTAATATTATAACTACACCAATATAATGCTTTCACTccataaaaaaatacatcaaaATAATTGTATGAGTTGGAAATCACACACGGACTAGagataatgaaattttatagtATAAGCAGTGTTATCGATATCGGATCATATGGAAGACTCCATAAATCCTTTATAAAGTTATAACGGAAATCATAACGGGCAGAAGGTGTTGTGGCAAAGATAAAAAGATGTGTTGTGGATTGCAATAAGTATAATGTTTTAATTTGGGCCAAACATAGGCCCAAAAACACCTAGTTTTAATTGAACTCTTAATTGGGTTTAAGAGTTGATGCAGCCGCAGcacattcaaattttatttgaataattagAGTTTTAGGGTTTTATTAGTTAAGGTTTTTTCAGAATTAGGTTTCAAAAAATGTGCCCAAAATAGAAGCCTAATTGTGGTGTGTATGAAAATAGTTATAATGTTTTAAATGGGTCCAAAATAGGACCGAAAAGCCTAATTTTAAGTGagttatgattttttaattagGGTTTCAGCGGCACACCATTTAGAGCattcaatatttaaattatatttaatttttaattagggTTTTATTAGATTAAAGTTGAAATGGGCCTTTGGCCAAAACTTAAGTTTCTTAAAAATTAGGTTTAGGTCATGCGCCACAACTCCTTCCTTATGCGCAGCACCGCTGCAGCTCCTTCTTCGTCATGCTTTGTCGTCGTCACAGTGTGCGCCGCCACTGCCACCTTTTTTTTCTCCACTATTTTGGATATTTCCGCTTTCTGTTACCACTTCGAGATGGCAAAAGCAACCGTCATGCAAAATCCGCATCGCCACTGCCTTCCCCCATGGCGCCGCCGACATAACCGAAAATTGAATACGTTGagtataaatgggtgcaaacctcaccttatgaaccagttttgtaaggttgagttaaacttaaaatctatttcttaatatggtattagagttaTTTAGAATTCATCCTAGCAagagtttgttgggcttattagGTCACCCattatcgggccgctatcggaccatccataaatatatagtctcacacgCATGCAGTCTCAACATGAGAGGGTATGTTGAAGATCTCATATCATAAGAACATagtataagtgggtgcaaacacAACTTACAAACCGACTTTGTAAGGTTGACTCAGACTTAAAGTACACTTAATAGTAGGTAAagtaagatttaaaaaaataattgtatgtAAACCTCCACAAGCTATCTTTTTCATATtacttcttaaaaaatatagggAGACATAGGGTGCCTCTTCCTCCCTAGTACAACAAGGCCGGTTGGATTAGGgactataaaaaaattcaagaaattAGAAACTGAACCTACCAGCTAATCtagttaaaaacaaaaagaaccCAACTAAATTTTCCCAAGTTTTCCCACAAAAACATGTTTGTTTGGATTTCAAACAACCCTAGTCTGGATCGTGTAAAGGAGGAAGGGACACCTAAAGAGTattgcaaaaaataaaaaatttggaatAAATTCTAACTAACTATTATGTTGAAATAAAAGGAATATCATATTTCACAAACATTACACAATAGTTAACATTTAAAAAGTGATTTTATATGAAAAGATTTAGACCTTTATCTAAATTAATAATCATGACAAGAAAAAAAGTATACACTTTGGATACACTACAAGAAGTCAACCTCTTAAaccttaaaaatttaattattattattcaataaaCAGCTTTTCAACATCACAATAGACAAGTTGCAAACCAAGACAATAATCTTAATGCACAATATTCCACAAACAAACCTTAACAGCAGTAAGTCGAGTTATCTCATTTCCCATCCGATCAACAAGCACAGGAAGACATGCAGGTAATTCTGCAATTAGATGGTCACCAAATGTTGACACAATGAGTCCCATGCAGGAGATAGCACACTCCTTAACCTCCTGCAGATGAAAAAGGTTATATATGATGAAACAGATAAGAATTCTTCTAAAATTATCCAACTAACCTGATCCTGATCTTGGTTTATTAGGCGTGACATAATGCCATTATATAGGGGCTGAACATATGGTCTGAAAAAAAAACCAGACCCCTACACAACAATGTCATTCTGATTGTTAGATTAGATATAGGACTAAACATTATTTCTAAAACCAAAGAAAATATAGACATACCTCAATGTTTGGCCGCACAACCCGAACAAGTTCTCCGCATACTCTCAAGGCCTCTGCAGTGACCTTGTAATAACGCTCACCTACAGCTGAGAGAACTGGAGCAGAAAGAGCCTACGAGCAGAAACATAAATGCAATTGATCTCAAAATGCAGCCATATGTCAGTCACTGCCTTGCATCAAAGAATTTGACAGAAAAATTTAAACCAATTTATCAAGGAATTGCTTCAAGTAAAGGATTATGCAACCAAAGGGAAGGATTTATTTTGACACATCCCCTCTCATGAAGACCCAATACTGAGCATAAAAGATGGAGAAAAACAAGACTTTTTACAACTGCCTATTGTGTGTACTGGTCTGGTCTGGCAGTAAACAAAACCAAATCAGTCATAACACTGGAATGGCAAAGAGATTGAATTTTACACAACTAGGTTAACTAGGTAATGACACTTTGTCAAAGAAACCATTGAACAAAAACCTCATCGCATACACTCCCTCTAGACTCAAATATAAGCAAAAAAGGGTTGACAGGTGGACTAAAATATAAGCATATTTCATTCCCCAAACCTTATTTAATGCTACTATTTCAAAAATACCCTTATCTTTAAACCTAAGCACATTCTCAACAAATATAATTGAGGGTAATTTAGGAAAAGTACCTCTATTGTATGAAAACAAGAATATTGAACAAACTTAACCACTAGTAGCTACTTTAAGATGATCAACATACTCCATCAGtggaataagaaaaaaaaaggaagagaaatGGTGAACTAAAACAATAAGTTAATAACAAacgaatataaaattaaaaatctggaaaaaaatGAGGAAAAACACTAGAATgagtaataataatttcaaaggAGCATATTTTGTGGGGTCTTCTCTGAATTCAACACAATAATAAAGGCTATAGATATCATATATTGGAAAATCACAAAATAATCCACTTTTTCAAGTATCAATTCTAGTGTTTTTCAAATCTAAATTATTATAAGCAGTGTGACAAACAGTCCAACCCACAAatcataaactaaaaatatgacctacttttcaaattttggagatATGAGTTATTGGTACTGGGTCCTGCACGGAAGGCTACCACTAGTGCTGCTcaagttttttcttttgttttaaaactCCACTCAAGATGTTAAAAATGCCACTTTCAGCACCTACTATCTAGTGTGACAACAGGAGCAAAGTTGCTTTCTCTCATAATCCAATTCTTCATGCTCAAACGAAGCATGTTGAGCTTGGTGCCTTTTTCCGTCATGAGAAAGTTGTAAACAACACTTTGAAAGTTCTGCATATCCCTTTTGATCAACAAACAATGTGTTGATTCTTCAGCAAATCTCTTTCTCCTAGACCCTTCCGGTTCTTGAGGGACAAGCTGAAAGTAACTTCAGGAGACACACCTTCAGCTTATGGGGTTATGTTAAAGTATATAGTCTAGTGTACTCGTGGGAACAGACTCTTACTGTAACCTGCTGTATTGTATCTCTCATCAGTTTAGATTAAGACAGCTAGTTAGTGTCCACATACATTGAACCTGGACACTCTTGCACTCATTTCTTCGATGACAAAAAATCAATAACAAATTACAGATTCAGTTTATCTAGTTTCTTTAGAAATTTTAACAGCagatatatatttacattttcaCATGATAAGCTCATCCATTACTGTAACTGGATTGTTGCTACAACACAAGAGGTAAAGCTTCACAAAAACCAATTCAAAGATTGaattaaacaaataatattgTTTACCTTGATATAAGGGTGAAAAACTTCAGGAGAATGAGAAGATAACACCAATCTTGTAAATGTTAGAGCCTCAATCTTCAAATTTGAGGTGGATGATTTGTCctgaaattcaaaagaaaagacaaagCAATCAGTACTGGAAAACAAGCTGAGTTTAagataaattataattgaaacCAATATTGCCTACATTTAATGCTTTTTCAATCCCTGGAATGAGAGACCCAATGTGGTCCGCAAGACAGTTCGGCAATACAACCACAAGTTCTTTCAAAACAGAAAAGGCTCCAACCTGCATATACAGTGATGCTTAAGATTCggcaataatataataaaaaccaATTACCAACTTTTGATGACTACTACCTTTGTTTTGATAGATTTCTCACGCAACTGCCTATTTATAGATTTGACAATCTTTGAGACTTCTTGCTTCAACAACCATCGAGGACTGCATTGCATATCAGCCCCAAGACAGTCAATAATTGCTACATTTCATGACTTACAGTAAAACCAAGCCTTGTATATAGGAAAAGCTGAAGTAATAACCATTGTAGAAGTTAATTTGTATTGCTCTTGAAAAACAGATAAAAGTCATTAAACCAAAGGTGACATTAAAATTTGGACGTATATTTATGAGCACCTAAAAGCAGTTGTTATAGTTACACTGACaagataatattaaaaaataattttctcatACACCTGCACTAAAGAACAATATTCGGATCCAAATTCTGTTAGCTGTCACCTCCATATAAGCAgcaaaaaatatataggtaCATATCATACCAGAGTTTCTGCTGGATAACAAATCTTAAGGAGGCTACTACTTGGTCTTTCTAAAATATTCATCTAAGATTTACATACAGTAGTATTATTGAGTGTGCATCTTAAGTTTATGTCTAGAAGTGcacaataaatttaattatagatTATCACACACACTAAACACATCCATTTTCAAACATCAAAAGAAATGAAGTTAAAGTTAGAAATAAAGAGATTTTGCAGTAGGAAAAGGATTAGCCACTTGCCTCATTTCATTTGCATCAATCTGCCCTTTTGTGACGTTTCCGGTTTGGCGCAAGAGCTCAATGAAAGTATTAAATACATCCATCTGCAACATAATCATGTTAAAAAGCAACCTTGTGCAGTAAAGATGACAATTAAAATCTTTATTTGGGCCTACCTTCACATTTTCTTCCCTTTCTTTGAATCTGTCAATTAGTTTTGGACAAGCCTAAAAGATAGATTTAAATTTCAAAGTTAGAAAGTCGTGCAACTAAATATTATAAGAGGGAGCAAACAGGTATACATGCAAACACAAACTGGTTTTCTAGggaataaaaaacttaaaaggGCGTAAGaatataaacaatatataatcaaACTATGGAACTAGTAACTCTAATATTTATCCAATACCAAGAGATACATAAAATAAGAACAGCAATATTTCTATTGAAAATTTCATATTGACTAAAGATGAGACCAAATTATACTGTATAATTgggatgcaaacctcaccttacaaTCAAGTTttgtgaggttgagttaggcatAAACTCACTTACTGAGATGGTATTTGAGTCATTCCAGAACCTATCCTAGTAAAGTTGATTGGAGTTGCTATATCACTCTCTATAGGGCTCCtattagaccactcacaaataTCTAATCCCACATCTGAGATGTTCATTCTCaacgtgagggggtgtgtttaTCGCCTAGAGATGAgaccaaattataatatataaatgagatGTAAATTTCACCTTATAAGTCGGTTTTGTGAGGTTGAGTTGGGCATAAACCCACTTACAAAGAATTTCAAAATAAAGGGAGCAATGGAATATTTATATAGAGATGAATAAGGCCTAGATAGCATAACTACCTCATCATACAGTTTTGACAAAATCTCTGGACGAGAAACAATCAATGCTGCTAAGCATTTAGCTGCTGCTCGGCGAACTTTCCAGCTGACATCTTCATCATCTGTATATTCATTCGCACTCTCACTGCAAAAGGTGGCATTTTGGGATGATTAAAAAGAAGAATATCAtgcaaatattaaaaacatactGCAGCTAagtgaataaaaaaaacatactcATCCTCCTCCTCTTCAAGACCTTCATCATCAGTATCCTCCTCCATGTTGTCAGTGAAGTTTGGATCATAACTTAAATATTCTAGTGTCAGATGAAGAATTTCATCACAGTAAACAGAAATATCCCTTGGACACCTTAGGAGAAAGCTTTCCAGTGCCTTAGTAAAATTTTAACATCATTCAGAAGACAGTAGTATAATACACTTCAGAGTACTGAGGTTACTGATAATAAACAAACATGGCACCTGCAAGCTGTACTCACGAAGCTCTTCATCATTTTCCGAGGCATTAGTACAATAATTAATTAGCACTGGAACAGTGTCTCCAAGATGGGGCCCAAATCGGTAGCCAACAGCCCGACTGAAAATTAGTTCAAACTTGTTGATAACAAGAAAAATATTCCTTCTCAATATtctcaatataaaaataaaacaaagcaCAAGGTATGGATTAATGAGAATACTAACCTCAAAGCACCGATCATCTGTATATTTGTACGGATCATTTCAGACTTGGCAACTTTATTTTTCAAGTTAGAAACAACTTCAACTGTTGCCTTTGCCAACAAATCATCTGACAAGCTTGAAGAGAGAGATGCTGACAAAATGAAGAAGAATTTAGCGAGAAGAATACAGTTATGCTTTCATTGACAACATCTACAACCAAATTAAAATTGAGACCATTTTAGGGTTGCAAACAGCTTGCTTCAAGGTATTTCATTTTGAAATTAGTAATTACATGTATCGGGTTCAATTAAGTTAAGTTCCATCCCAAACAACATAAACATGGACTTGAATAATCTATTTAAGTCCTGAACTTAAATTTGTCTGGAGGCCATCATCAGTTTTTTCATGTACGAATTAGTGTTTCTAATTATTTGCTCATAGCTAAATAACACtgacttaaaaaataaaaaacatcaattatattatatgaCAATAATCCTATTTTAGAGATTAGTTCCAACTTGCAAGTAAACATTGAATTTAAAGATAGTTTTCAATATAGAATACATTAAGGATTAGCAACTTAGTCCGAGTCCAATTTTTGTTTATCGAATAAAGTTCAAAGTCAAATTTACCCCATATTCCAGTTATCACGAAAATGTAagtgaatttttcaaaaatcaaaagggTCCAAATCGGAATAAAGAAAAGCCATAAATGGTACAAATTGAGTACAAAACAAATTCAGTAATGGAATTCAACAAAGGTGAAGGAGGAAAATTGACAACACTCAAACTGCAAAAAAGTAACACTAACTCTCCAATAATAAGTAATCAACAATTCTTTCTATGAAAAATCAAATACagcaaatttaaatttatcttaCCAATGCATGCCACCGTCTTCTTGCGCACACTAGCTTGATTAGAACTTAACTGAGAAAGCAAGGAACTTAATAATAGTTCGTGGTCAGCTGCCATTAGATTCCCAAATTTATGAAGCACATCACATAAAATATCCAGAGATTCACATTTAATCTCAGAGCCCATTCCCTGCAGACGAGAAGACTATATTATGACACAATGTCACTTAGAAAATACTAAATAAGTAGTTCATGATTATTAAGTACAGGAGGAGGAGAACCAAACTAAGCAATTTCATAAATGATTAGCCCATGGGCCAGTGAGCGTGAGTAGACCCCAAACCAAACCACAAGGCTAAAAtcaattctaaaaataaatctAATCCCCTTTTTGTCTGACATGTCAATTAAGTCATGGACAATGTAGACATAAAACCATTCAAGTTCCTTTTTGAATAGTTGGTTCATAACACAGTACCAATGCTTGTATGAACCAGTTGTCTAGAGCTCAATCCGTATCACTGTTATTCATCTAAACAAGTTGAATTTCAAAGCAAAGCAGGTGGGCTAGTGCATTGCCCGCAGTTAAACCTCAAATGGTCCATCTTGCATGATAGAGTGGGATGGATAACCTAATAACTCATGCTTTCAGGATGGCAGATTTATGGAAAGAGTATACAAGGgtagcaaaaaaaaaatatgtagaaTGAAAATGAAAGACATTGAAATTTGTACACAATTATCGTCTTCTTGAACAGGTACATAACTGAAGAGAAGCCATGGAACACAAATTAAGTAATCTGCACAATGAAGTTTAATTGTGGCATCAGCCTATGACAAAACCACAACCCGATACACTCGACCTTACATAGAGACCAAGCAAACCTAAAGGACTTTAATTGAGTCACTATACAGATAATTTTAAATGGCGTGGAAATGGGTTATAACTGTCAGTACTGCTTTTTGCTTTTGCCAGATTCCTTTTGTTACATAAAACTTAATATAGCCAATGATTGGCTCTGTACTATGCTACATATTTCTACTGTGAATGAAAAGGTGGCAGAGAAAATTATCCATTTATCAGTATTTTGTAGCTTAGCATAGTTAAACTTATTTCTGCAATAGAACAGGGCTCTTTCATTGGTCCAGCCTGCCATGGCAGAGCACAGCACCGGCAATACAATAATAGATTTTAAGAAAAACTACGAACTTACAGAACCAGTAATTCCTTTTATCAATTGTGGCGTGAGGGTTTGGAGAATAGATTGTGCAAGAGACTGAGTAGAAACTTCAGCAACAACTGTCTTCAAAGCTATGCTAGCAATGTCACGATGCTGATCCTTCCCATTTAGCAATTTGTCACATAGTTTACTGGTCATTTCCACCACCCTTACCTCACTCACCTTCCTCACTAACGGAGCAAGACTGCAATTTCAATCAAATTTGAAGTAATAAATAAACTAAAGAAACACTAATGTTTTATCATTGGTTATCTCATCTTCATGGGGCAACCTGAATGCCCTAGAACATAAGACAAACACCTACAGACAAATCAGTAGCAGCAATAATAAATGCTATGACTTATTAAATTATGTGATGTAATTTTTTGTATCAATAGCAATTAAACACACTTCAGGGAGTTTACAACAACTCAAGCATCTCAGCCAACTGACCTATACCCCTTGACTGTGATGTAATTTCAATTGTGCCCTATACTGCACGAGTAATATTTCTGGTACCGAGCTTTCAAAAACCTTTAAAAACCTTGTCAttaaattattcataaatatCCTTTTAAACTCTAGAGCAATGAATGTCCGGCTCAATTTAACCATGAAAAAACAAAGGAATACTAGTACTAGCCGAAATGTCGTGCATACATTACATGTGAGGGGAAGCAAATGAATGAGCAGAGAGAAAATGTGTACCATTTGACAGCAAGTCCAGAAACATCTCCAGCTGCATCATCAAGCTGTTGTATGATGATGTTTGTCAATTTTACCTCCAGATCAGCATCGGCCTTAAACGTCGCTTTGCTCAACTCATTGAGCAAATCAGATGTGGCCATATATCTGTAATCTTTGTCCTTGCCAGTCATCTGCACGAAGAAATCAATAAGCATTCAACATAAACAGATATAATGCATAGGTACATGAACATCAGAACAACTATATGCATACCTTTTCGAGTATGCCAGTCAGAGCTAAATTGGCCATGTTTCCGCAGTTTGAGTTGAGTGAAATCTAACTCAGCAATCTGAGAAGTAGCAAAGAAACATGTTtgataaaagaagaagaagaagaaacgtGCGAAAACCTAGAT encodes:
- the LOC137806676 gene encoding cullin-associated NEDD8-dissociated protein 1, which produces MANLALTGILEKMTGKDKDYRYMATSDLLNELSKATFKADADLEVKLTNIIIQQLDDAAGDVSGLAVKCLAPLVRKVSEVRVVEMTSKLCDKLLNGKDQHRDIASIALKTVVAEVSTQSLAQSILQTLTPQLIKGITGSGMGSEIKCESLDILCDVLHKFGNLMAADHELLLSSLLSQLSSNQASVRKKTVACIASLSSSLSDDLLAKATVEVVSNLKNKVAKSEMIRTNIQMIGALSRAVGYRFGPHLGDTVPVLINYCTNASENDEELREYSLQALESFLLRCPRDISVYCDEILHLTLEYLSYDPNFTDNMEEDTDDEGLEEEEDDESANEYTDDEDVSWKVRRAAAKCLAALIVSRPEILSKLYDEACPKLIDRFKEREENVKMDVFNTFIELLRQTGNVTKGQIDANEMSPRWLLKQEVSKIVKSINRQLREKSIKTKVGAFSVLKELVVVLPNCLADHIGSLIPGIEKALNDKSSTSNLKIEALTFTRLVLSSHSPEVFHPYIKALSAPVLSAVGERYYKVTAEALRVCGELVRVVRPNIEGSGFFFRPYVQPLYNGIMSRLINQDQDQEVKECAISCMGLIVSTFGDHLIAELPACLPVLVDRMGNEITRLTAVKAFAVIAASPLRVDLSCVLEHVVAELTAFLRKANRALRQATLGTLNSLIVAYGDKIVLSAYEVIIVELSGLISDSDLHMTALALELCCTLMGDKRSNQSIGLAVRNKVLPQALTLIKSSLLQGQALLALQNFFAALVYSANTSFDSLLESLLACAKPSPQSGGIAKQALHSIAQCVAVLCLAAGDQKCSSTVKMLTDILKDDSSSNSAKQHLALLCLGEIGRRKDLSTHEHIENIVIESFQSPFEEIKSAASYALGNIAVGNLPKYLPFILDQIDNQQKKQYLLLHSLKEVIVRQSVDNAEFQESSVEKILNLLFNHCESEEEGVRNVVAECLGKIALIEPVKLVPALKVRTTSPAAFTRATVVIAVKYSIVERPEKIDEIIYPEISSFLMLIKDNDRHVRRAAVLALSTFAHNKPNLIKGLLPDLLPLLYDQTIVKQELIRTVDLGPFKHIVDDGLELRKAAFECVDTLLDSCLDQVNPSSFIVPYLKSGLDDHYDVKMPCHLILSKLADKCPSAVLAVLDSLVDPLQKTINFKPKQDAVKQEVDRNEDMIRSALRAIASLNRISGGDCSVKFKNLMNEISKSQTLWDKYYSIRNE